The proteins below are encoded in one region of Corvus hawaiiensis isolate bCorHaw1 chromosome 3, bCorHaw1.pri.cur, whole genome shotgun sequence:
- the RP1L1 gene encoding retinitis pigmentosa 1-like 1 protein, with the protein MTQVPADYLSNTSSYNYEPPLPSVARASTLTRVPPAKKITFFKSGDPQFAGVKMAINQRSFKSFHALMDDLSHRVPLPFGVRTITTPRGIHCISELDQLEDGGCYLCSDKKYVKPISITSGGHRPAPPRNSRPSSTTRRVAQEGKLEDYSTPFTYHGPRIPKKITLVKNGESGFRRSIILNRRNARSFKTLLDEITEILQFPVKKLYTVDGKKIDSMQALLHCPNVLVCVGREPFKPVSMENLRKHSVEKLPNLPPCSNNGNNVNENNEMNFGLKAKKSIIHPRSASSNRSMRFSLSSEKSYPNGLAASPDNGAPFSNGCPHPKPGDLVQSLVNDDIEKRVHVNKDGSLSVEMKVRFRLLNDETLQWSTQIKKSNLMNQLPCEESGVEEDSGVDPLQKMNPEASSEADDSLYPCDIDSYMSKLEESECDEAHCHSCGKKHRDYDIWKNPIHTSQREEPSVQSTWHTRSSCSSTSSRRRVVHKKIKSVDSIYTTSSEEYSEHIVQESSSYSETIKNRVAYRSVKKCMCRSDLSTGASNGEEQQEHTRTSTGNSQRPSSLGLMSHSSCENNLDTQDTSEDHEITKTISQNEDENCFEASSVKCLKGDAEEVESSRVGSVMSRSSLQSRQSKKNGCEETSSVGRSMSSSSLQKANQGDNTQCSSPANSMHSKSSNGTMPKEKSEQGDPSDENPVVSSFSSESFPKKEAEEVKAEQEESEVNEASSVSAKTKPSQSIRGESSEGERCSTQGTHRSRASDRNSKKSGSDENVPCSVSCSSRGSKKSKHSHVHLDAQSEISVSSLESTLNKKKHSLHADDGRSGSRASVFSKSSCETKKKSVGDAMSHKSGSLHSNISSTSEAEATGGPAEEKSSKSTADGCSESSKSSKKRSHKEESNRPSSLCSSSSSPNGKAGEGHAKISSELSSSKQRSMSGSVCSKVDHPAEDGIRNGNPTSSSSRVSSKSEIKDKCVSTQISQETDDRCSQSNMSLSSKSRRTNKNNLHVKVSNSSRASVSETMSVCSLHCPAPPKGKPKRKNMRSIMLKNSSISSIGTESMLTAGKEQKEILDSSKATSYYSKSAATEVNGQNNKETDDSCNKKAEAEVEDTGIQEEGGDLMPSALPNASPEEVVQEWLRKIPSETLPMKYEMEDDGEEEGAESTTEVSHCTNAEEAPEEEKAEEKYEEEEAEKDEAKDEAKDEAKDEAKADMEEEKAEDTAINEEAEECVNQEEISEVAPEAAKAEQAECKQSVTSSQNNNKRDLPSSVQTSVQIMKALLSSKHETKFDRSNSLPEVSPTMGRKLSNSANILITCLASLQLLDEESEDPSENSKLLNKSRYTELLNIFQALWFGCTAERSSPSSGQEASEQAKPVSASKAPKSMDHAFTPMSSSGVDVCSGSSGSGEECTAGAVLVVQKTVEFKPAEQVENSEIGTELTEVEEKSKEEEQPSRPSTACSEAKVEEKAESAREESLIQKEEENKEDQGSNCEQGQEEGGENENEEENKLAETGELEEAEAVNEEVPQENPEEADQPATTDDANVGDANGGTELKDELEGQPQEESPNDPEPKVDTSTSVAKSLVQQNSVDPDPTWVLRLLKKIEKEFMAHYVNAMNELKVRWNLQDNQQMDEMILELKEDVSKRIQKSIEKELRKIRSRAGRRMPRPPEEPPTHESKLQTEQRRWRLQTMHKKSLFGDKNGTQTRLEETSDLSFNVDKDFDLSAALEDSISKQSSEEEYCPCDSCVRKKLASRPARAPVVATNAPVMKAFDLKQILRLKKDDDKEAIIAEEAQDTKTLPNGSVEEGAENEEKDEGEPQAGETEAEEDEGKEPELNEGDSTMLNGDGEEPEVAESQNAEVEDEAKNEETKEEEAEEGGEETKEGEEEEAKEEEEEKEEEETVKAEEEEEIEEEEENETKEDDEEVKEEEAEETKEEEEQNDEEEKEEEEEEEAKEAVKEAKEEEEEEGKEEEEEAKEEEEEKEEAKEEEEEAEEEEEEAKEEEEEAEEKSKGEDEGENEAQETEEPEDEDVVADDEAETSECKGDTEGSGTDNNPEGDAAEGNEEAEKDEVEAAEDAKPESGDEAEEKNSEGGEKPDGNDEEPTGDDPDKAHEKHKDQGNNKISEKASKTKGKKTSKRLETLKKSTAFSCYSSVGNFSQQSQKGSDDEEEGVVEEEGVVEEEGVIEEECKGDNNPMSDHPNGEVRSDESSKPSQMYPDSEEEEEDKESSGSDPVEDEEQADAEGADPKEAENTEEVQASKKKVNSDEIDQDDLDF; encoded by the exons ATCGACAGCATGCAGGCCCTGCTCCACTGCCCCAACGTGCTGGTGTGTGTCGGCCGGGAGCCGTTCAAGCCTGTATCCATGGAGAATTTGAGGAAACACTCAGTGGAGAAGCTGCCCAAcctgcctccctgctccaaCAATGGCAACAATGTCAACGAGAACAATGAAA TGAACTTCGGACTGAAAGCCAAAAAAAGCATTATCCATCCACGGTCAGCATCCAGCAACAGGTCGATGAGATTTTCCTTGTCATCAGAAAAGTCGTACCCCAACGGCCTCGCAGCCTCTCCGGACAACGGGGCACCCTTCTCCAATGGCTGCCCTCACCCAAAACCTGGGGACCTGGTCCAGTCCTTGGTCAACGATGACATCGAGAAGCGGGTCCACGTGAACAAGGACGGGAGCTTGTCTGTGGAGATGAAAGTTCGCTTCCGCTTGCTCAACGACGAGACTTTGCAGTGGTCTACCCAGATCAAAAAGTCCAACTTGATGAACCAGCTGCCTTGTGAAGAGTCAGGGGTGGAGGAGGACAGTGGAGTAGATCCCCTACAGAAAATGAACCCAGAAGCCAGCTCAGAGGCAGATGATTCCTTATATCCCTGTGATATCGATTCCTACATGTCCAAACTTGAGGAATCAGAATGTGACGAGGCCCACTGTCACAGCTGTGGAAAGAAACACCGGGACTATGACATTTGGAAGAACCCTATACACACATCCCAGAGGGAAGAGCCCAGTGTGCAAAGCACCTGGCACACGCGATCGTCGTGCTCCAGCACATCTTCCCGGAGGAGAGTAGTccacaaaaaaattaagtctgTGGATAGCATCTACACCACGTCCAGTGAGGAGTACTCTGAGCACATTGTGCAAGAGTCCTCATCCTACTCAGAGACTATAAAGAACAGAGTGGCATATCGATCTGTTAAAAAGTGTATGTGCCGAAGTGATTTATCTACAGGTGCTTCCAATGGAGAAGAACAGCAGGAACACACTCGGACAAGCACAGGAAACAGCCAGAGACCTTCATCCTTGGGCTTGATGTCACATTCAAGCTGTGAAAACAACCTGGATACTCAAGACACCTCTGAAGACCATGAGATCACCAAAACCATTTCACAAAATGAGGATGAAAATTGTTTCGAAGCTTCCTCTGTGAAGTGCTTGAAGGGTGATGCAGAAGAGGTTGAAAGCAGCAGAGTTGGGAGTGTCATGTCCAGGTCATCCCTGCAGTCCAGGCAGAGCAAGAAGAATGGGTGTGAGGAAACGAGCAGTGTGGGCAGGAGCATGTCCTCCTCAAGCCTTCAGAAGGCAAATCAGGGAGACAACACccagtgctccagccctgccaacAGCATGCACAGCAAGTCCAGTAACGGCACCATGCCAAAAGAAAAGAGTGAGCAGGGTGACCCCTCTGATGAAAACCCAGTGGTGTCCTCCTTCTCCAGTGAGTCCTTCCCCAAGAAAGAGGCTGAAGAGgtgaaagcagagcaggaagaaagTGAAGTCAATGAAGCCAGCTCAGTGTCAGCAAAAACAAAGCCAAGCCAATCAATCAGGGGTGAGAGCAGTGAAGGGGAACGATGTTCTACGCAAGGAACCCACCGTTCCAGGGCTAGTGACAGGAACAGTAAGAAAAGTGGCAGTGATGAGAACGTTCCATGCAGTGTCTCTTGCTCTTCCAGAGGGTCCAAAAAGAGCAAACACAGCCATGTTCATTTGGATGCACAGTCTGAAATATCTGTGTCTTCACTTGAGTCCACTCTGAATAAAAAGAAGCATTCCCTACATGCAGATGATGGGAGATCAGGCAGCAGAGCATCAGTTTTTTCCAAAAGCTCGTGTGAAACCAAGAAAAAATCTGTTGGAGATGCCATGTCTCATAAGTCAGGATCTCTTCACTCAAACATTTCATCTACCAGTGAAGCAGAGGCAACTGGAGGTCCTGCTGAAGAGAAAAGTTCAAAAAGTACTGCCGATGGCTGCAGTGAATCCTCAAAAAGCTCAAAGAAGAGAAGCCataaagaagaaagcaacaggCCATCATCCCTCTGCTCAAGTTCTTCAAGTCCTAatggaaaagctggagagggtCATGCCAAGATTAGTTCAGAACTCTCTTCTTCAAAACAGAGAAGCATGAGTGGGAGTGTATGTTCAAAAGTTGACCACCCAGCTGAGGATGGGATTAGGAATGGAAATCCTACAAGTAGCTCCTCAAGAGTCTCTTCAAAGtcagaaataaaagataaatgCGTGTCGACACAGATATCCCAGGAAACTGATGATAGGTGTTCACAATCAAACATGTCTCTATCTTCAAAATCAAGGCGGACAAACAAGAACAATCTTCATGTGAAGGTGTCAAACTCCAGCCGGGCATCGGTGTCGGAGACTATGTCAGTGTGTAGtctgcactgccctgctccaCCAAAAGGGaagccaaagagaaaaaatatgcGTTCAATCATGTTGAAGAACTCCTCCATCAGTAGCATCGGCACCGAATCCATGCTGACTgcaggaaaagagcagaaagaaattcTGGATTCCTCCAAAGCAACTTCCTACTACTCTAAATCTGCTGCAACTGAAGTAAATGGTCAGAATAATAAAGAGACTGATGATTCTTGTAACAaaaaagcagaggcagaggtAGAAGACACAGGCATTCAGGAGGAAGGGGGTGATTTAATGCCATCAGCTCTACCAAATGCATCTCCAGAAGAAGTTGTGCAAGAATGGCTCAGGAAAATCCCTTCAGAAACATTGCCTATGAAATATGAAATGGAAGATgatggggaagaggaaggtgcAGAGTCGACCACTGAGGTATCACACTGTACAaatgctgaggaagccccagaggaggaaaaagctgaggaaaagtatgaggaggaggaggctgaaaAGGATGAAGCAAAGGATGAAGCAAAGGATGAAGCAAAGGATGAAGCAAAGGCTGAcatggaagaagagaaagcagaagacacAGCTATTAATGAAGAGGCTGAAGAATGTGTGAACCAGGAAGAAATCTCTGAGGTTGCACCTGAAGCTGCCAAAGCTGAGCAGGCAGAATGCAAGCAGTCAGTTACATCCAGCCAAAATAACAACAAGAGAGACCTGCCATCCTCTGTCCAGACATCTGTCCAGATCATGAAGGCCTTGCTCAGTTCAAAACACGAGACCAAATTTGACCGATCAAACAGTTTGCCCGAAGTGTCCCCCACAATGGGGAGAAAACTGAGTAATTCCGCCAACATTTTGATTACTTGTCTTGCCAGCCTCCAACTCCTTGATGAAGAGTCAGAGGATCCATCAGAAAACTCAAAACTTTTGAATAAGTCAAGGTACACAGAGctgctaaatatttttcaagccCTATGGTTTGGGTGCACTGCTGAAAGGAGCAGCCCAAGTTCAGGCCAAGAGGCAAGCGAGCAGGCAAAGCCAGTGTCTGCATCTAAAGCCCCGAAATCCATGGATCATGCCTTCACTCCCATGTCCTCCTCTGGGGTTGATGTTTGCAGTGGCTCTAGTGGCTCAGGAGAAGAGTGCACAGCTGGTGCTGTGTTGGTGGTGCAGAAAACCGTGGAATTCAAACCAGCTGAGCAAGTAGAAAATTCAGAGATTGGCACAGAACTGACTGAGGTTGAGGAGAAAAGTAAAGAGGAAGAGCAGCCATCCCGCCCTTCCACAGCCTGCTCAGAGGCAAAAGTTGAGGAAAAAGCAGAGTCTGCTAGAGAGGAGTCTCTAAtccagaaggaagaagagaataaGGAGGATCAGGGCAGTAACTGTGAGCAGGGTCaggaggaagggggagaaaatgaaaatgaagaagaaaataaattagctGAAACTGGAGAACTGGAAGAAGCTGAAGCTGTGAATGAGGAAGTCCCACAAGAAAACCCTGAAGAAGCTGATCAGCCAGCGACCACTGATGATGCCAATGTTGGTGATGCTAATGGTGGGACGGAGCTGAAAGATGAGTTGGAAGGGCAGCCCCAAGAAGAGTCGCCAAATGACCCTGAGCCCAAAGTCGATACATCCACCAGTGTGGCCAAATCCCTTGTCCAGCAAAACTCTGTGGATCCAGACCCAACTTGGGTCTTGAGACTGCTCAAGAAAATTGAGAAGGAGTTCATGGCTCACTATGTCAATGCCATGAATGAGTTAAAAGTCAGGTGGAACCTGCAAGACAACCAGCAGATGGATGAAATGATACTGGAGCTGAAGGAGGACGTGAGTAAAAGGATACAAAAGAGCATAGAGAAGGAGTTGAGGAAGATCAGAAGTAGGGCTGGAAGGAGAATGCCAAGACCTCCAGAGGAGCCACCCACACACGAGTCCAAACTCCAAACTGAGCAGAGGAGATGGCGACTGCAAACTATGCATAAAAAGTCCCTCTTTGGGGACAAGAATGGCACCCAGACGAGGCTGGAGGAGACGTCAGACTTATCATTCAACGTAGATAAAGATTTTGACCTTAGTGCAGCTTTGGAGGACAGCATTAGCAAACAATCCAGTGAGGAGGAATATTGTCCGTGTGACTCCTGTGTGAGGAAAAAATTGGCTTCCAGACCTGCCAGAGCCCCTGTGGTGGCCACCAATGCTCCGGTCATGAAAGCCTTTGATTTGAAGCAAATCCTGAGGCTGAAAAAAGATGACGATAAGGAAGCCATCATTGCAGAAGAAGCCCAGGACACCAAAACACTTCCCAATGGTTCTGTGGAGGAAGGGGCAGAAAATGAGGAGAAGGATGAGGGGGAACCTCAGGCAGGTGAAACAGAAGCGGAGGAGGATGAAGGAAAAGAACCAGAATTAAATGAAGGTGACAGCACAATGTTGAATGGAGATGGAGAAGAACCTGAAGTAGCAGAGAGTCAAAATGCTGAGGTGGAGGATGAGGCCAAAAATGAAGAAAccaaagaagaagaagcagaagaaggaggggaagaaacaaaagaaggggaagaagaggaagcaaaagaggaggaggaagagaaagaggaagaagaaacagtTAAGGccgaagaggaggaggaaatagaagaggaggaggagaatgaaACTAAAGAAGATGATGAGgaagtaaaagaagaagaagcagaggaaactaaggaggaagaggaacaaaatgatgaggaagagaaggaagaggaag aggaagaagaagcaaAAGAGGCGGTGAAGGAagcaaaagaggaggaggaggaggaagggaaagaggaggaggaagaggccaaagaggaggaggag gagaaggaagaagctaaagaggaggaggaggaagctgaagaggaagaggaagaagcaaaagaggaagaggag GAAGCTGAAGAAAAGTCCAAAGGTGAAGATGAAGGTGAAAATGAAGCTCAAGAAACAGAGGAGCCAGAGGATGAGGATGTTGTGGCTGATGATGAGGCGGAGACATCAGAATGCAAAGGAGATACTGAGGGCTCTGGAACTGACAACAATCCTGAAGGAGATGCTGCGGAAGGAAATGAAGAAGCTGAGAAAGATGAAGTTGAGGCAGCAGAAGATGCAAAACCAGAGTCAGGAGATGAGGCTGAGGAGAAAAACAGTGAAGGAGGTGAGAAACCTGATGGGAATGATGAGGAACCTACCGGTGATGACCCTGACAAGGCACATGAAAAACACAAAGACCAAGGCAACAACAAAATTTCCGAGAAAGCATCAAAAACCAAAGGCAAGAAAACCAGCAAAAGGTTAGAGACTCTGAAAAAATCCACAGCCTTTTCTTGTTATTCTTCTGTTGGAAACTTCTCACAGCAATCCCAGAAGGGGTCTGATGATGAAGAGGAAGGAGTAGTTGAAGAGGAAGGAGTAGTTGAAGAGGAAGGAGTAATTGAAGAAGAATGCAAAGGTGACAATAACCCCATGAGTGACCACCCCAATGGAGAGGTTCGAAGCGATGAGAGCTCCAAACCCTCCCAGATGTATCCTGACagtgaggaagaagaagaggacaAAGAATCTTCAGGTTCTGATCCTGTGGAAGATGAGGAGCAGGCAGATGCTGAAGGTGCAGATCCAAAGGAGGCTGAAAACACTGAGGAAGTTCAGGCTTCTAAAAAGAAAGTCAACTCGGATGAGATTGACCAGGATGACCTGGACTTCTAG